One Thiocapsa sp. genomic window, GCCGCGGCGCTCCAATTGGGTAACCAGGATGCCGCACAGGATGAGACCGAGTGCGTAGAGATGGTTCGGCTCGGGCTCCTCGCCGAGGAAGAGCATCCCGACGCCCACGGCCCAGAGCGGGATCAGGTAGTTCAGCTGTGAGACGAACGACGGACCGGCCGATTTCACCAGCTTGAAATAGACGATGGTCGCGATCGCGGTCGCAAAGACCCCGAGCAGTGCGACCGCGATCAGGTGCGGTGTGTTCGGGGCGACGGGTAACCTGCCAACCTCGGCGATGTCCCCGGTCATGAAGAGGATCGGCACCATCATCAGCGACGCCAGCGAGATGGTGGAGGCGGCACTGAAGAGCGCGTCGCTCGTCGGGCGAAGCCGCGCCAGGATCGAAGAGACGGCGTAGCTGATGGCCCCGCCCAGCACCGCCAGCATCGGCAGCAGATGCCCTTGTCCGTTGGCGAGATCCGCGAAGGCGTCCGGGCCGACGAGCACGACGACACCGGCAAACCCCAAGACAAAACCAGCCGCGCGATAGCGCGTCAGATGCTCGCCGGGGACCAGGAAATGGGCGAGTCCCAGGGTCGCCAGCGGCATCACGGCCATCAGGATGCCGGCCAGACCGCTGTCGATGAAGGTCTGGCCCCACGAGATCAAGGAGAAGGGCAGGACGTTGCCGAACACGGCGATCAAGACGTAGAAGACCCAGAGTCGCGCGCCGGCAACCGGGCGGGTCGCGAATATCCAAGCCGCGGGGACGAGCAGCGTCGCGGCCACGACCAAGCGTCCGGCCACGACCAGATCGGGCGGCAGGCCGCCGACCGCGATCTTGGTCAGGAGAAAAGAGGTACCCCACATCAGGGTCAGCGACAGCAGCATGACCCAATCCGCGAGGCGATGGCGCCGGGTCAGTAGCATAGGCAGGACTGCGATCGGTTGGTCTGGGTCGGCACGGCTGGTGTCCGGGTGTCTGTCTCAAGCATATCCATGATCTCGATGCCAATCGAACGGCCGCTTGCCACCTATTAGTTGACGCTGGCACCCTGATTACAGCTCGCGATTCCTCTCACGGAGACACGGAGAGCACGGAGGGCACGACAGAAAGATCTCGAATCCTCCGTGCTCTCCGTGTCTCCGTGAGAGATCTTGGAAACTGATCGACGGTAAGGGCCGGCCGAGTGTCGGTTGAAGTGCCGCGGGCGTCGAGCGCACTATCCGGGGCCGATCGGACACGATGCCGATTTCGGACCGGAGCGTCCGCCGCACCGATGCCCGAAGTCCCCCATATCGCATCGCCGATCCCCGACTCAAGCTTGCGGATGAATATCGGCGAGGACTTCCCGGACCTTGGAGTCCTACCGCTCGACTTCCCGTCGATGCGTGTGGTCTGCGAGCCCCCTGATCGGGATGCTCGCCCGCCGTTTGGGGTTTGACCTCGCCCGCATCGGGTCCGGACAATAGCCCGTCCCACTCAAGAGCCGACTCAGCCGCCATGACCTTCGCTGTCGAACGTACCCTGCCCCCGTTGCCCACGATCCGCGAGGTGAAGGCCGGGAGCTTCATCTTCGAGCGGCCCTTGGCGCTTCCGCCCGTCTTCTGCGATGCCGTGATCGAGCGCTTCGAGGCCCAGCCCGAATACCAGTATGCCGGGCGGGTCGGGCAGCTTCGCACCGAGGCACCGGGTGTCAAGCGCACCACGGACCTGGTCGTGAGCAACAAGCCGGATTGGAAGGATGTCGACCGGATGTTCTTCGGCTCGCTCGCCGCCGCGATCAAGGAATTTCGCGAGACCTACCCCTATTTCAAAGGGCCCTTCAAGGACGAAGGCTACCAGATCCAGCGCTACAGACCCGGCGAGTATTACCACTGGCACGTCGACGGCGGCAGTCACGAGCTGAGTCAACGCCAGTTGGTGGC contains:
- a CDS encoding DMT family transporter; protein product: MLLSLTLMWGTSFLLTKIAVGGLPPDLVVAGRLVVAATLLVPAAWIFATRPVAGARLWVFYVLIAVFGNVLPFSLISWGQTFIDSGLAGILMAVMPLATLGLAHFLVPGEHLTRYRAAGFVLGFAGVVVLVGPDAFADLANGQGHLLPMLAVLGGAISYAVSSILARLRPTSDALFSAASTISLASLMMVPILFMTGDIAEVGRLPVAPNTPHLIAVALLGVFATAIATIVYFKLVKSAGPSFVSQLNYLIPLWAVGVGMLFLGEEPEPNHLYALGLILCGILVTQLERRGAAPARDPTPRRSG
- a CDS encoding 2OG-Fe(II) oxygenase: MTFAVERTLPPLPTIREVKAGSFIFERPLALPPVFCDAVIERFEAQPEYQYAGRVGQLRTEAPGVKRTTDLVVSNKPDWKDVDRMFFGSLAAAIKEFRETYPYFKGPFKDEGYQIQRYRPGEYYHWHVDGGSHELSQRQLVALWYLNDVPGPGGETEFLYQDVVVRPECGKLVLFPPFWTHEHRAAVIRTGVKYIATTWVVFA